In Neorhizobium galegae, the following proteins share a genomic window:
- a CDS encoding glycoside hydrolase family 88/105 protein, translating to MGLSARDIREKLDRLVTGMTGLRDDGRFHEPNLDGTAGDYISFESWEWPQGVGLYGLIRLWLFTGREDLKTLIENWYASRIEAGLPTLNVNTTAPMLGLSVLWRETRDPRWKPVLDAWADRVMAQMGRTEEGAFEHHVSDKVNDDELWDDTLYMVALFLASYGEASGRRELVDEASKQFLVHSRYLADTKTGLWFHGWTFQGRHNFAEARWARGNAWITAGMLDLFDLAEVSKPVKDFLLGVLTAQVNALLPLQAASGAWRTLLDDPSSYEEISATAGFGYGLLKGYRLGLGTHEWRVAGLKAVEAVLANIDETGTVLNVSYGTRMGHDLQFYRDIPIQPTGYGQALSILCLSEAIRHVEPGDEAA from the coding sequence ATGGGCCTTTCAGCCCGGGACATCCGTGAAAAGCTTGACCGCCTCGTGACCGGCATGACCGGGCTTCGCGACGATGGCCGTTTCCACGAACCCAATCTCGACGGGACCGCTGGCGACTATATCTCTTTCGAAAGCTGGGAATGGCCGCAGGGCGTCGGCCTCTACGGCCTGATCCGTCTGTGGCTGTTCACCGGTCGCGAAGATTTGAAGACGCTGATCGAGAACTGGTACGCGTCCCGCATCGAAGCCGGGCTCCCGACGCTCAACGTCAACACCACGGCACCGATGCTCGGCCTTTCCGTCCTCTGGCGCGAAACCCGCGACCCGCGCTGGAAGCCGGTTCTCGACGCCTGGGCAGACCGCGTCATGGCGCAAATGGGCCGCACCGAGGAAGGCGCCTTCGAGCACCACGTCTCCGACAAGGTCAATGACGACGAGCTCTGGGACGATACGCTTTATATGGTCGCCCTCTTCCTCGCCTCCTACGGCGAGGCGAGCGGTCGCCGCGAGCTGGTCGATGAGGCATCAAAGCAGTTCCTCGTCCATTCCCGTTACCTCGCCGACACGAAGACCGGCCTCTGGTTCCACGGCTGGACGTTCCAGGGCCGTCATAATTTTGCGGAAGCCCGCTGGGCGCGCGGCAATGCCTGGATCACCGCCGGCATGCTCGACCTATTCGATCTCGCCGAGGTTTCGAAGCCGGTAAAGGATTTCCTGCTCGGCGTGCTGACGGCGCAGGTCAATGCACTGCTGCCGCTGCAGGCCGCTTCCGGCGCCTGGCGCACCCTGCTCGACGACCCGTCCTCCTACGAGGAGATTTCGGCGACGGCGGGTTTTGGTTACGGCCTGCTCAAGGGTTACCGCCTCGGCCTCGGCACCCATGAATGGCGCGTCGCCGGCCTCAAGGCCGTTGAAGCGGTGCTCGCCAATATCGACGAAACAGGCACCGTGCTCAACGTCTCCTATGGGACGCGCATGGGCCATGATCTGCAATTCTATCGGGATATCCCGATCCAGCCGACCGGCTACGGACAGGCGCTTTCGATCCTCTGCCTCTCCGAAGCCATCCGGCATGTGGAACCGGGAGACGAGGCGGCATGA
- a CDS encoding LacI family DNA-binding transcriptional regulator, which yields MATTIVPGKRGKKSRRVRLEDIAGKVGVSLSTVSRALAGEKGVRADIRQRIMEAAKDANYAMPTPVAGKKVILAASSAAMIDYVRNQFTLYVLEGLRDRAQALGLDIVTRAVADQSEEKVVLEEARVDPDVAGLLFLTVDDEGMLEATRGFGKPVVLINGDDPMMRLSSVTPCNRSAAHMATDYLIRLGHKRILFLMRPGRRTIDRRREGWQDAFQHHGLPCPPDLVVPVEDWLPELAAQAISERLRRNGPDFTAVLTAGDSLAVGAMMGVQQMGYTVPGDVSVMGMDDLPQAAFLNPPLTTVHIPMRELGAVALDLLRDGMTGFANPARRVELACHIAERQSTGPAKG from the coding sequence ATGGCGACGACGATCGTGCCGGGCAAGCGCGGCAAGAAAAGCCGGCGGGTGCGGCTGGAGGATATTGCGGGAAAGGTGGGCGTGTCGCTGAGCACCGTGTCACGGGCACTGGCCGGCGAGAAGGGCGTGCGCGCGGACATCCGCCAGCGGATCATGGAGGCGGCGAAGGACGCCAATTACGCGATGCCGACGCCGGTCGCCGGCAAGAAGGTAATTCTGGCAGCTTCGAGCGCGGCGATGATCGATTACGTCCGCAACCAGTTCACGCTCTACGTCCTGGAAGGGTTGCGGGACCGCGCCCAGGCTCTCGGGCTCGACATCGTCACCCGCGCCGTCGCTGATCAGTCGGAGGAAAAGGTGGTGCTGGAAGAGGCGCGGGTCGATCCGGACGTTGCGGGACTGCTGTTTCTGACCGTCGACGACGAAGGAATGCTCGAGGCCACCCGCGGCTTCGGCAAGCCGGTCGTGCTGATCAACGGTGACGATCCGATGATGCGGCTGTCGAGCGTGACCCCCTGCAATCGGTCGGCGGCGCATATGGCCACCGACTATCTCATCCGGCTGGGCCACAAACGCATCCTCTTCCTGATGCGTCCGGGCCGGCGGACGATCGACCGGCGCCGCGAAGGCTGGCAGGATGCCTTCCAGCATCACGGTTTGCCTTGTCCCCCGGATCTCGTCGTGCCGGTCGAGGACTGGCTGCCGGAGCTCGCCGCCCAGGCGATCAGCGAGCGGTTGCGCAGGAACGGGCCTGATTTTACGGCCGTGCTGACGGCGGGCGACAGTCTCGCCGTCGGCGCGATGATGGGGGTCCAGCAGATGGGTTATACCGTGCCGGGCGACGTTTCGGTGATGGGCATGGACGACCTGCCGCAGGCCGCCTTCCTCAACCCGCCGCTGACCACCGTGCATATTCCGATGCGCGAACTCGGGGCCGTGGCACTCGATCTTTTGCGGGACGGGATGACCGGATTTGCAAATCCGGCGCGGCGGGTGGAACTTGCTTGTCACATTGCTGAGCGGCAGTCGACCGGGCCGGCCAAAGGCTAA
- the kduI gene encoding 5-dehydro-4-deoxy-D-glucuronate isomerase, whose product MTMKVLYGAGPNDIKTYDTARLRAEFLMEDLFQANKVSFTYTHVDRLILGGAVPTSSTLSFGSGEEIGTPFLLSAREMGIANLGGTGVVSIDGKSFTLENRDVLYVGRGAQEISVASASAEKPARFYMNSVPAGADIPHRLIKRAESKMLTFGDPKRANLRNLRMYIHPEVTPSCLLLLGITDLADGSIWNTMPPHLHERRMEAYCYFDLPEEERVIHLMGRPEETRHLVVKNLDAVLSPAWSIHMGAGTAQYAFVWGMTGENQEYNDVAPVALSELR is encoded by the coding sequence ATGACGATGAAGGTTCTCTACGGGGCTGGCCCCAACGACATCAAGACCTACGACACCGCGCGCCTGCGCGCCGAATTCCTGATGGAAGACCTTTTCCAGGCGAACAAGGTCAGCTTCACCTATACCCATGTCGACCGGCTGATCCTCGGCGGCGCGGTTCCGACATCGTCCACCCTGAGCTTCGGTTCGGGCGAAGAGATCGGCACGCCCTTCCTGCTGTCGGCCCGTGAAATGGGCATAGCCAATCTCGGCGGCACCGGCGTCGTCTCGATCGACGGCAAGAGTTTCACCCTGGAAAACCGCGACGTGCTCTATGTCGGCCGCGGCGCCCAGGAAATCTCCGTCGCCAGCGCCTCGGCCGAAAAGCCGGCCCGCTTCTACATGAACTCCGTTCCTGCAGGCGCCGACATTCCGCACCGCCTCATCAAGCGGGCGGAATCCAAGATGCTGACATTCGGCGATCCCAAGCGCGCCAATCTGCGGAACCTGCGCATGTACATCCATCCGGAAGTCACGCCGTCCTGCCTGCTTCTGCTCGGCATCACCGATCTTGCCGACGGCAGCATCTGGAACACCATGCCGCCTCATCTGCATGAGCGCCGCATGGAGGCCTATTGCTATTTCGACCTGCCGGAAGAGGAACGGGTCATCCACCTGATGGGTCGCCCGGAAGAGACGCGCCATCTCGTGGTCAAGAACCTTGACGCGGTTCTCTCGCCCGCCTGGTCAATCCATATGGGCGCCGGCACCGCACAATACGCCTTCGTCTGGGGCATGACCGGCGAAAACCAGGAATACAACGACGTGGCCCCCGTGGCCCTGAGCGAGCTGAGATAA
- a CDS encoding SH3 domain-containing protein, with the protein MKKILMSVAALCALFVAPSIADAAVRGVATANVNMRSGPSTGYPAVDVIPVGAAVTIYGCMSSVNWCDVAFVGGRGWVSGNYVQASYRSNRVYVAPDYYEGLGIPMVTFDVGNYWGRYYRNRDFYRDRDRWDRYDWRRESRLPPPPPPPPRWDRDGAPRWDRDRSWSPGDRQPPRPPVWQGDRDRFDLYRDRVDRSPPPPRFDRRDENQQARPQRVERRDDRRGPLRPDPREEQQAQQPDANPAVQPDAPRRPCLGAGCNPNR; encoded by the coding sequence GTGAAGAAAATTCTGATGTCCGTTGCGGCACTTTGCGCCCTGTTTGTGGCGCCGTCGATTGCGGATGCGGCTGTGCGCGGCGTTGCCACGGCCAATGTCAACATGCGGTCCGGGCCGAGCACTGGCTATCCGGCCGTCGACGTCATACCGGTCGGTGCGGCGGTAACGATCTACGGCTGCATGAGCAGCGTCAACTGGTGCGACGTCGCCTTCGTCGGCGGACGCGGCTGGGTATCGGGCAATTACGTGCAGGCGAGCTATCGTTCCAACCGCGTCTATGTCGCTCCCGACTATTACGAGGGCCTCGGCATTCCGATGGTCACGTTCGACGTCGGCAACTATTGGGGCCGCTACTATCGCAACCGCGACTTCTACCGCGATCGCGATCGCTGGGACCGCTACGACTGGAGACGGGAATCGCGTCTTCCGCCGCCTCCGCCCCCGCCGCCGCGCTGGGATCGTGACGGAGCCCCACGGTGGGACCGGGATCGCAGCTGGAGCCCGGGCGACCGGCAGCCGCCGCGTCCGCCAGTCTGGCAGGGAGATCGCGACCGTTTCGACCTTTACCGTGACCGGGTTGATCGCAGCCCGCCGCCGCCGCGTTTCGACCGTCGCGATGAGAACCAGCAAGCCCGGCCGCAGCGTGTCGAGCGCAGAGACGATCGCCGTGGGCCGCTGCGCCCTGACCCCCGGGAGGAGCAGCAGGCTCAACAGCCCGATGCCAATCCCGCGGTGCAGCCCGATGCTCCCAGGCGGCCATGCCTCGGTGCGGGCTGCAACCCGAACCGCTAA
- a CDS encoding aspartate kinase: MARIVMKFGGTSVANLERIHNVARHVKREVEAGHEVAVVVSAMSGKTNELVGWVQDMPKVSGANSPFYDAREYDAVVASGEQVTSGILAIALQSMGINARSWQGWQIPIRTDSAHGAARIMEIDGSEIVKRMGEGQVAVVAGFQGLGPDNRIATLGRGGSDTSAVAIAAAVKADRCDIYTDVDGVYTTDPRIVPQARRMKKVSFEEMLEMASLGSKVLQVRSVELAMVHKVRTFVRSSFEDPDAPGMGDLLNPPGTLICDEEEIVEQEVVTGIAYAKDEAQISLRRLADRPGVSAAIFGPLAEAHINVDMIVQNTSEDGSRTDMTFTVPSGDVQKAMKVLDDNKEKIGFDVVQTESGLAKVSVIGIGMRSHAGVAAHAFKALAEKSINIKAITTSEIKISILIDGAYSELAVRTLHSAYGLDKS; encoded by the coding sequence ATGGCTCGCATCGTCATGAAGTTCGGCGGCACTTCGGTCGCCAATCTCGAACGCATTCACAATGTCGCGCGCCATGTGAAACGGGAGGTCGAAGCCGGACACGAGGTCGCGGTGGTCGTCTCGGCGATGTCGGGCAAGACCAACGAGCTTGTCGGCTGGGTTCAGGACATGCCGAAGGTCTCCGGCGCCAATTCGCCTTTCTACGATGCGCGCGAATATGATGCGGTCGTGGCATCCGGCGAACAGGTGACGTCCGGCATCCTCGCCATCGCGCTGCAGTCGATGGGCATCAACGCCCGGTCCTGGCAGGGCTGGCAGATCCCGATCCGCACCGACAGTGCCCATGGCGCGGCGCGGATCATGGAGATCGACGGTTCCGAGATCGTCAAGCGGATGGGCGAGGGCCAGGTGGCCGTCGTCGCCGGATTCCAGGGGCTCGGCCCCGACAACCGGATCGCCACGCTCGGCCGCGGCGGTTCCGATACGTCGGCGGTGGCGATCGCGGCCGCGGTCAAGGCCGACCGCTGCGACATCTATACGGATGTCGACGGCGTCTATACGACCGACCCGCGCATCGTGCCCCAGGCGCGCCGCATGAAGAAGGTCTCCTTCGAGGAAATGCTCGAAATGGCCTCGCTCGGCTCGAAGGTTCTGCAGGTGCGCTCGGTCGAGCTCGCCATGGTCCACAAGGTCCGCACTTTCGTGCGTTCCAGTTTCGAGGATCCCGATGCGCCGGGCATGGGTGACCTTTTGAACCCGCCCGGTACTTTGATTTGCGACGAGGAAGAAATCGTGGAACAGGAAGTCGTCACCGGCATCGCCTATGCCAAGGATGAAGCGCAGATTTCGCTCCGGCGTCTTGCCGACCGGCCGGGCGTGTCGGCTGCGATTTTCGGCCCGCTCGCCGAAGCGCATATCAATGTCGACATGATCGTGCAGAACACGTCGGAAGACGGCTCGCGCACCGACATGACCTTCACCGTACCTTCGGGTGACGTGCAGAAGGCCATGAAGGTGCTCGACGACAACAAGGAAAAAATCGGCTTCGACGTTGTCCAGACCGAATCAGGTTTGGCGAAAGTCTCGGTCATCGGCATCGGCATGCGCAGCCATGCGGGCGTTGCCGCGCATGCTTTCAAGGCACTTGCCGAAAAATCCATCAACATCAAGGCGATCACCACCTCGGAAATCAAGATTTCGATCCTGATCGATGGTGCTTATTCCGAACTCGCTGTTCGGACTTTGCATTCCGCGTACGGTCTCGATAAGAGTTGA